ATATCCGGCGGTAGAAGGCCTCTTTCGCAAGCCCACCATCATCAATAACGTCGAAACTCTGGCTAACGTACCGGGGATTCTCTCGATGGGAGAAAAGAATTACGCAAACATCGGAACCAGCGGAAGCAAGGGAACGAAAGTGTTTGCTCTCTCAGGAATGGTGGAAAGAACCGGGCTTGTTGAAATACCGATGGGCACCCCGCTTAGCGAAATAGTATTCTCGATCGGCGGCGGAGTACCAAGAGGCAAAAAATGCAAGGCTGTTCAGATCGGAGGACCGTCGGGAGGATGTATACCGGAGGCACACCTCGATCTCAAGACTGACTACGAAGACCTTAAAAATTTTGGCGCCATCATAGGTTCCGGCGGACTCGTCGTCCTGGATGAAAACACCTGTATGGTCGATCTGGCAAAATATTTCATGGAATTCATCCAGAGCGAAAGCTGCGGTAAATGTATCCCGTGCCGCGAAGGCACCAAGAGGATGCTCGAAATACTCGAATCGATAACCAGATCGCGCAAAAATGAAAAGGGAGACGCCCCGCTTCTGAGGATGCAGGGAATAATGTCGCTGCAAAAATTGGCGCAGATAATCAAAGATACTTCGCTATGCGGCCTCGGCCAGACGGCTCCAAATCCGGTGCTCAGCACCCTCAAGTGGTTCAGGAACGAATATGAAGCACATGTCTTCGAGCGCAGATGCCCGTCCGGATCCTGCAAGGAGTTGGTCGGAGCACCATGCGCTACCGCCTGCCCCGTGGATACGGAGGCGTGGAAGTATGTGGCCCTCATCGCAAACGGGAACTACGACGAAGCCTACAGAACGATACGCAAGGCCAATCCATTCCCGTCGGCGTGCGCGAGGGTATGCCATCATCCATGCGAAAGCATCTGCAGATGCGGAACAACAGGCGGCGACCCGATAGCGATAAGAAGCCTAAAGAGATTCGTCACCGATAAGGTGGACCCGAGCGTGTACCGTCAGGAAATCAAAGCAGCCGGACCGGATGCGAAGAAAATCGCCGTAATCGGAGCCGGTCCTTCAGGGCTCACCGCAGCTAACGCCCTCTCGCTGTTCGGTTACAAAGTCTCCATTTTCGAAAAAGAAAAGAAACCCGGCGGAATGATGGTCTGCGCAATCCCGGAATACAGGCTCCCGAGAAAGAACCTTTCGCAGGAGATAGAGGCGCTCATCAACAGCAACATCGACATCAATCTAGGCGTGGAATTCGGAAAAGATATGACCGCAGATTCTCTCTTGAAGAAAGGCTACAGCGCGATCTACATCGCAACCGGATGCCACAAGAGTAAGAAAATGGGAATACCTGGAGAGGAAACCAAAGGCGTCCTGCCTGGAATAGAATTCCTCAAGGCCTACAATCTCGACCAGCAAGAACTGGCCAAAGGTAAGGTCGGCATCATCGGCGGTGGAAACTCCGCTGTGGACGCTGCGAGGGTAGCAATCAGGCAGAAGAACGTAACCGATGTCACGATATTCTACCGCAGAACCAGAAACGAGATGCCGGCCTACCCGGAAGAAATAGAAGCCGCGCTCGAGGAGGGAATCAAGATAGAAACCCTAGTCGCGCCGACCAAAGTCGTGGCCGACGGCGGAAAGCTGAAAGCGGTGGAATTCATAACCAACAAACTCGGCGACCGTGATTCCAGCGGAAGGCAGCGTCCGGTTGAAATAAAGGGGTCGGAACACGAAGTTTCTCTCGATACGCTGATCGTTGCCATCAGCGAGGATCCCGATCCCGTCGCGGTAAGCGGGCTGAAAACGACGAAGTGGGGCACCCTCTCCATAAATCCGGAATCAAAGATAACGGACAAGGCAGGGGTGTTCGGAGGCGGAGACGTTGTCCGCGGTCCCAACACAATCATAGACGCGATAGCCGACGGCAAGCGCGCAGCCATAATGATCGACCGATTTGTCACCGGACAACAGCTCAAAATAATAGACAAGATCAAGCTCCCCACCGTCTATATAGAACCAGTTGCTGTGGATGAGAGCGGCGACTCGATCCCGACCACCAGAGCAGTTCAGCCGGCAATATCCGTCTCCCTCAGGAAAAAGAACTTCTCGGAAGTTGAGCTGTCACTATCGGAGGAGATGGCTAGGGGGGAGGCCTGCAGGTGCCTGAGATGCGATCTCGATTTCACAAGTCAGTAATAAATAACCAACGAACCCTTTGAAGGAGCAAGTCATGATAAAGATAGAAGTCAACGGAAGAGAGATCGAGGCCGCCAAAGGCTCGACAATACTAGAGGCCCTCAAGAAGGAGGGAATAAAGGTCCCAACGCTATGCCATCTTGACGGAATGACTCCAACAGGCGCATGCAGGATATGCGTTGTTGAAATCGACGGAATGCCGGGGCTCGTTCCCTCGTGTTCTTATCCGGCAGCCGATGGGATGAAGATAAAGACGCATTCCCCAAGGGTGCTCGAGGCAAGAAAGACCATCGTGGAGCTTTTGCTGAGCAACCACCCTGATGACTGCCTGTATTGCCCGAGGGACGGAAAATGCGATCTGCAAAACCTTTCAGCAGAACTCGGGATACGCCAACGCATGTTCCGAGGCGAGAGGAAGTCCAGCGATCTGGACCTCTCCAGCCCCTCCATCACCAGAGACCCGGAGAAGTGCATACTCTGCGGAAAAT
The nucleotide sequence above comes from Myxococcales bacterium. Encoded proteins:
- a CDS encoding FAD-dependent oxidoreductase produces the protein MSQHNNTSNSICESWANSPAPTASLLKAIKSGPLAGKTPEEAKSKIASLRREDVSKATIFVGTGTCGLGAGAGKSLEAIKKYLSDKKIDAEIVEVGCIGLCSEEPIVDVQLPGKRRLSFKTVTEEKVVGVLDSVFVGKVSADMTLGQFKNDKLAEWPEVPHMHQHPFMAPQHRVVLVNSGIIDPSNIDEYIARGGYASLEQVLTKNTPEDVCKRILESGLRGRGGGGFPTGKKWTFARQATGDQKYLVCNADEGDPGAFMDRAVGESDPHRLIEGMTIAAYAIGASKAYIYIRAEYPLAIDHLVEAIETAKKYGLLGENILGTGFNLEIMIKKGAGAFVCGEETALIHSVEGKRGMPRPRPPYPAVEGLFRKPTIINNVETLANVPGILSMGEKNYANIGTSGSKGTKVFALSGMVERTGLVEIPMGTPLSEIVFSIGGGVPRGKKCKAVQIGGPSGGCIPEAHLDLKTDYEDLKNFGAIIGSGGLVVLDENTCMVDLAKYFMEFIQSESCGKCIPCREGTKRMLEILESITRSRKNEKGDAPLLRMQGIMSLQKLAQIIKDTSLCGLGQTAPNPVLSTLKWFRNEYEAHVFERRCPSGSCKELVGAPCATACPVDTEAWKYVALIANGNYDEAYRTIRKANPFPSACARVCHHPCESICRCGTTGGDPIAIRSLKRFVTDKVDPSVYRQEIKAAGPDAKKIAVIGAGPSGLTAANALSLFGYKVSIFEKEKKPGGMMVCAIPEYRLPRKNLSQEIEALINSNIDINLGVEFGKDMTADSLLKKGYSAIYIATGCHKSKKMGIPGEETKGVLPGIEFLKAYNLDQQELAKGKVGIIGGGNSAVDAARVAIRQKNVTDVTIFYRRTRNEMPAYPEEIEAALEEGIKIETLVAPTKVVADGGKLKAVEFITNKLGDRDSSGRQRPVEIKGSEHEVSLDTLIVAISEDPDPVAVSGLKTTKWGTLSINPESKITDKAGVFGGGDVVRGPNTIIDAIADGKRAAIMIDRFVTGQQLKIIDKIKLPTVYIEPVAVDESGDSIPTTRAVQPAISVSLRKKNFSEVELSLSEEMARGEACRCLRCDLDFTSQ